The following proteins are encoded in a genomic region of Zonotrichia leucophrys gambelii isolate GWCS_2022_RI unplaced genomic scaffold, RI_Zleu_2.0 Scaffold_435_42480, whole genome shotgun sequence:
- the LOC135441701 gene encoding olfactory receptor 14C36-like, protein MSNSSSIRHFLLLALADTWQLQLLHFCLLLGISLAALLGNGLIISAIACGHHLHTPMFFFLLNLALADLGSICTTVPKAMHNSLWDTRDISYEGCAAQLLFFLFSMSSEFSLLTVMCYDRYVSICKPLHHGTLLGSRACAYMAAAAWASAFLYALLHTANTFSLPLCLGNVLDQFFCEVPQILKLSCSHSNFRNMWISLVAASLALGCFVFIVFSYVQIFRAVLRIPSEQGRHKAFSTCLPHLAVVSLFVTTATFSYLKPSSISSPSLDLALSVLYSVVPPALNPLIYSLRNQELKAAVWTLMDRQLQKL, encoded by the coding sequence ctggcattggcagacacgtggcagctgcagctcctgcacttctgcctcttgctgggcatctccctggctgccctcctgggcaacggcctcatcatcagcgccatagcctgcggccaccacctgcacacgcccatgttcttcttcctgctcaacctggccctcgctgacctgggctccatctgcaccactgtccccaaagccatgcacaattccctctgggacaccagggacatctcctatgaaggatgtgctgcacagcttttgttctttcttttttctatgtCATCAGAGTTTTCCCTCCTGACCGtcatgtgctatgaccgctacgtgtccatctgcaaacccctgcaccacgggaccctcctgggcagcagagcttgtgcctacatggcagcagctgcctgggccagtgcctttctctatgctctgctgcacacagccaatacattttccctgcccctgtgccttGGCAATGTCCTGGaccagttcttctgtgaggtgccccagatcctcaagctctcctgctcacactccaacTTCAGAAATATGTGGATTTCATTGGTTGCTGCCTCTTTAGCTTTaggctgttttgtgttcattgttttctcctatgtgcagatcttcagggctgtgctgaggatcccctctgagcagggaaggcacaaagccttttccacctgcctccctcacctggccgtggtctcCCTCTTTGTCACCACTGCCACATTTTCCTACCTGAAgccctcctccatctcctccccatccctggatctggccctgtcagttctgtactcggtggtgcctccagccctgaatcccctcatctacagcctgaggaaccaggagctcaaggctgcagtgtggacactGATGGATAGACAGTTACAGAAACTTTAA